From a region of the Dictyostelium discoideum AX4 chromosome 2 chromosome, whole genome shotgun sequence genome:
- the rsmE-1 gene encoding small GTPase: MCKKLNICFLGDKCVGKTSTIHTMVNSFFDDEKYSPTIESKFTKLFSYKVLYNLNIYDTAGSIEMESILLDTIKQCDCFVIMYSISDRDSYDSIYKYRDLIKEAFPFKDNIPIILCANKNDLKWESQFSHNEIIDISKSFGKPSTISSAKCLNSVINTFKLLLDIVQRNEKQIKKDIKKYEKNLKRNDKLEFDLEKKKSIFKHVLLQIKYHKLVLNNLIN; the protein is encoded by the exons atgtgcaaaaaattgaatatttgttttttaggAGATAAATGTGTTGGAAAGACAAGCACAATACACACAAtggtaaattctttttttgatgaCGAAAAATATAGCCCCACAATAGaatcaaaatttacaaaactattttcatataaagttttatataatttaaatatatatgatacag ccGGATCAATTGAGATGGAAAGTATATTATTAGATACAATTAAACAATGTGATTGTTTTGTAATAATGTATTCAATATCTGATAGAGATTCATATGattcaatttataaatatagagatttaattaaagaagcATTCCCatttaaagataatataCCCATTATATTATGTGCCAATAAAAACGATTTAAAATGGGAATCACAATTTTCacataatgaaattattgatatttcaaaatcatttggAAAACCATCAACAATTTCTTCGGCTAAATGTTTAAATTCTGTTATAAACactttcaaattattattagatattgttcaaagaaatgaaaaacaaattaaaaaagatataaaaaagtatgaaaaaaatttaaaaaggaatgataaattagaatttgatttagaaaaaaagaaatcaatttttaaacatgttttattacaaattaaatatcataaattagttttaaataatttaattaattaa
- a CDS encoding hypothetical protein (Similar to Dictyostelium discoideum (Slime mold). hypothetical 97.7 kDa protein): protein MVQLININEDQNQIRDEFFVDNESDENNNFGDDNLYEEEEGEENEEEEGKFEEEEDEEDDYSSKFDTEYKKILKLANETNSKTDITVKIEITTYNRNYRNLINNNENNNIINSDDNNLYKKLEKKHFLRFKDKPIKVGELSEQVEVLCYGDSYNSILLEGTVPKFLKIIEFGEQFNKHIPKGFFQNEGGNLHRIEFGKKYNMPIGEGVIPNTVITIIFGDEFNWFLPANVIPLGVIKIQFGNDYTAPFVKDSIPSTVRFLQLGNKYNLPLKWSPIPKVLYHLTFGDSFNQIIEPGDLSPFLTYLKFGNDFNQKLSIPSKVSILSFGDSFNQDIIINGTGATILPKDTLKSITFGNDFNKSLGNLSQFYQLTFIKFGNDFNQPLLNLPPNLIEIEFGINFNKPLPSILPSTIKSITLPKSYNLPLPKPLPNDQSTNSTILSNDNNNNNNNNNNNNNNSNTITLISTTTTTTTYIINNN from the coding sequence atggtacaattaattaatattaatgaagatcaaaatcaaataagaGATGAATTTTTTGTAGATAATGAaagtgatgaaaataataattttggggatgataatttatatgaagaagaagaaggagaagaaaatgaagaagaggaaggaaaatttgaagaagaggaagatgaagaagatgattaTAGTTCAAAATTTGATActgaatataaaaaaatcttaaaactTGCAAATGAAACTAATAGTAAAACCGATATAAcagttaaaattgaaattacaacttataatagaaattatagaaatttaataaataataatgaaaacaacaatattattaatagtgatgataataatttatataaaaagttagaaaaaaaacattttttaagatttaaagataaaccaattaaagTTGGTGAATTATCAGAACAAGTTGAAGTATTATGTTATGGTGATAGttataattcaatattattagaaGGTACAGTTccaaagtttttaaaaattattgaatttggtgaacaatttaataaacataTTCCAAAAGGCTTCTTTCAAAATGAAGGTGGTAATTTACATAGAATTGAATTTGGAAAGAAGTATAATATGCCAATTGGTGAAGGAGTGATACCAAATACTGTGATAACCATTATATTTggtgatgaatttaattggtttttacCGGCAAATGTTATTCCATTGGGAGTTatcaaaattcaatttgGTAATGACTATACTGCACCATTCGTTAAGGATTCAATTCCATCAACTGTCAGATTCTTGCAATTGGGTAATAAGTATAATTTACCTTTAAAATGGTCCCCAATTCCAAAAGTTTTATACCATTTAACATTTGGTGATTCATTTAATCAAATCATTGAACCAGGTGATTTATCACCATTTTTAacttatttaaaatttggaaatgatttcaatcaaaaattatccATCCCTTCAAAAGTTTCAATACTGTCATTTGGTGATAGTTTTAATCaagatattataattaatggCACTGGTGCAACCATTTTACCAAAAGAtactttaaaatcaattacatttggtaatgattttaataaatcattaggAAATTTATcacaattttatcaattaacttttattaaatttggaaatgACTTTAATcaaccattattaaatttacccccaaatttaattgaaattgaatttggtataaattttaataaaccattaccatcaatacttccatcaacaattaaatcaataacaTTACCAAAATCTTATAACTTACCATTACCAAAACCATTACCAAATGATcaatcaacaaattcaacaattttatcaaatgataataataataataataataataataataataataataataattccaaTACAATCACTTTAAtatcaactacaactacaacaactacatatattattaataataattaa